GACCTGCCGCTGCTCATGTTATCAAAAACAGGATTCACCCTGTCAAAGTTACTGAACCCGTACAGATAACTGAAGTTCTCGATAATCTGAAAACAACACTCGCTGGCAACCCTGCCCCTTGGCTGAAAAAGGCAATGCTGAAGGCGTAGCTTATGAAGAAATTCATGGAAACTCTGAATGCAAAGCTGCGGGCTCATGATGCCTATGGCGTGTGGAAAAAGATAGACGACGAAACCATAATATCAAGGCATTTTGTACTCAGCAAAGAGGACAAAAAGAAGATAGATGTTTATGGTAAAATGCCTGATGACGTGGTCGCTAAGATACGCCTTTTTTATGAAGCTGTGGCGCAGACAGTAGAGTGGCAGACAGGTAAGATGGCTATAACTGTGCTTGACATCAACACAGAGGGTTTCGGGCGGGCACTCGTTGTCTACGAAGATACAATTCTCTGCCAGAAGGTTCATCGTAACGCTCATAAGTTCGGGTTTAAAGACCTGGCATCAATTGAGGAAGAGGGGGGGAAACTTGTCTCTGGCTGTCTGAAAAAAGTAGAAGAGATATCCGAAGAATAAAATGCAGTACGCATACATAATAAAAAAAGGCGACTTATCACGGTCGCCCTTTTTCGTAGTTCTTTTCATATGAACAGCATTAGTAAAAAGAGATGAGCAGATTCTAATTATGCTGTGGTATCCCGTACAACATTACATACCTTACTGTAAAGACCGATAACCTGAGCCTTGTTCAGCACAGCTTTGTTTTTGCGTGCGAGTTTCTTCGCCTCGTGCAAAAGCCCTGTGAGCTGGTAACTTTCAAGCACTATCCCCTCCTGCTCCAGTATGTACTTCAGCACTGCAAGCCCT
This window of the Denitrovibrio acetiphilus DSM 12809 genome carries:
- a CDS encoding NifX-associated nitrogen fixation protein; translation: MKKFMETLNAKLRAHDAYGVWKKIDDETIISRHFVLSKEDKKKIDVYGKMPDDVVAKIRLFYEAVAQTVEWQTGKMAITVLDINTEGFGRALVVYEDTILCQKVHRNAHKFGFKDLASIEEEGGKLVSGCLKKVEEISEE